DNA from Bacteroides zoogleoformans:
GGCACCTGTGACAGCCATGGCCGAAATGAACGACCATTTGACGAACGTATCTCGCCGTATGTCCGTCGAAATGTCGGCCTTGATTCCGCTTTCCTGCAAATCTTGTTGCACGGCCTCCAGTGTTTCGCGGGAAACATCGGTGCCTTGATGTGCCCCGTATACCACACGGAAAATCTTTCCCATTTGCGTGATCTCTCCCGGAGCAGAGACGAATGCCACGATATAAATGCAGCCGTCGAGCACGGTGACATCGGGGACAAGCCGCCGGATGCGCGGCCCTGTGCCGTAGACGTTGAGGATGGGGATTACCACCGTATGCTGGTGTGAGGCACGTTTGATTAAATCGGTGATGGAATCGACCGAATACCCTTTGACGCAGACAAAGATGACGTCTGCCTTGCCTTGAAACTCTTCCGTCGTGCAGGTGGGTATGTTCAGCGTATGCTCGCCTTTCAGGTCGGAATGCAGTTGCAGTCCACGGGTGCGTATGGCTGCCAGATGTCCGTCTCGTGCAATGCAGGTGACGTCTTTTCCTGCCAGAGACAAAAAAGCGGCGATGGAGCCTCCTACGCCGCCTGTGCCTGCAATGAGGTATCTTAATTTATTGTTTGTCATTTGCAGAGAATAATGTAGGGAATGGTTATTTGATGTAATTCTCTTTCTCCATATAATAAAGCCCTTCTCCTTGAACGCCATTTTCCAAGTCTGTCAATTCTATTCTGAAAATGCGGTAAAGAAGATTTGTTTTCGGATGTTTTGGAAGTGCCACGGTCAACAGATAAGTATTCCCATACTGATTGGCAGCAAAATATTCTTTTATTTCTTGTTTCATCAGTATGGGCACTTCTTCACCGTCTATCCATACAATGGCTTTTAG
Protein-coding regions in this window:
- a CDS encoding ketopantoate reductase family protein yields the protein MTNNKLRYLIAGTGGVGGSIAAFLSLAGKDVTCIARDGHLAAIRTRGLQLHSDLKGEHTLNIPTCTTEEFQGKADVIFVCVKGYSVDSITDLIKRASHQHTVVIPILNVYGTGPRIRRLVPDVTVLDGCIYIVAFVSAPGEITQMGKIFRVVYGAHQGTDVSRETLEAVQQDLQESGIKADISTDIRRDTFVKWSFISAMAVTGAYYDVPMGEVQKPGKARDTFIGLSQESALLGKKMGIEFTEDLVAYNLKVMDKLAPESTASMQKDMAKGHESEVQGLLFDVIAAAEEQGIEVPTYRMVAEKFGNPT